From Penicillium psychrofluorescens genome assembly, chromosome: 6, one genomic window encodes:
- a CDS encoding uncharacterized protein (ID:PFLUO_009234-T1.cds;~source:funannotate), producing MARQLPTPVASRPGTPINAVPKMDDDFSQFPLQSSRKGLGESTEIYYVSPYYNVVEKIKLPASPPPSYIDLASNDKHRHLDMDDEQSQSTGHS from the coding sequence ATGGCCCGCCAACTCCCTACGCCAGTCGCCAGCCGTCCCGGCACACCCATCAACGCTGTCCCTAAGATGGACGATGACTTCTCGCAGTTCCCGCTCCAGTCCAGCAGAAAAGGACTGGGCGAGTCGACCGAGATCTATTACGTCTCGCCTTACTACAACGTCGTCGAAAAGATCAAGCTTCCTGCCTCACCGCCGCCCTCGTACATCGACCTGGCGAGCAACGATAAGCATCGCCATCTGGACATGGATGACGAGCAGAGCCAGTCCACTGGGCATTCTTGA
- a CDS encoding uncharacterized protein (ID:PFLUO_009232-T1.cds;~source:funannotate), which translates to MALYLTPHQIQALESNFGYTFKNKRLLDKAMESAGATSGPGDNRDLAHVGDPVIRVVFHLDGYTRNGSRGTTSVFHDMNARNTNLTLIGRSRGLDKYIHVNPSQWGQVSDKVMATTVEAIIGAVFIDSDWNISIVKLVLVMLGILEDS; encoded by the exons ATGGCGCTTTATCTCACGCCACACCAAATCCAAGCTCTGGAGAGCAACTTTGGATATACTTTCAAGAACAAAAGACTGCTGGACAAAGCAATGGAATCTGCAGGTGCCACCTCGGGCCCAGGCGACAACAGGGATCTCGCTCACGTTGGAGATCCTGTTATCAGAGTTGTTTTCCATCTAGATGGTTACACTCGTAATGGCTCTCGAG GAACCACCTCCGTTTTCCATGACATGAATGCGAGGAACACCAATCTTACACTGATTGGGCGCTCCAGAGGCCTAGACAAATATATCCATGTGAACCCAAGCCAATGGGGTCAGGTCTCTGATAAGGTCATGGCTACCACTGTGGAAGCCATAATCGGGGCTGTTTTCATTGACAGCGATTGGAATATCTCCATTGTCAAACTCGTTCTTGTGATGCTTGGTATCCTTGAGGATTCTTAG
- a CDS encoding uncharacterized protein (ID:PFLUO_009237-T1.cds;~source:funannotate), giving the protein MSAASFQPPFGGRPPQYRTPSPPRRAVEPITPSTAEFHTTWIERGGPRAASVDGDQRVSTNARTGASGSSHHRSGHGRSSSTIDTLATIALATSPTFTPLQPQLPSPNLGSAMPLFPTESTDAERPTKRARSERDVSPYRIRPNIPSNPPHSILLDSMKTDAELLLNLARPTNFQPGHTKGVSIDESYHYRNDAVRHTRVGFSSGGYGSHDDMKPIYEDNVPPSRMRSRSDGSAFMSRPVIRGDRPTTSSGSLPPIVWEDENEDNSWHAPPGAPEYPSYGDHRSAEFQTPKSMGPPPKVEEEVENDTGQASCASCHMVRIPVETEEQEEDTWISCDGCKQWFHIVCAGFKNDREVRTVDKFICRGCRPIYGQTTFVRKSSRARTAIDYGSLNQGLVKAATDSLEHHYLEPIRQGKIRFNEENFPRMMPELVTAEYFERGNGWTVPIVIPACWNTRESVPEMDSKFDDLVQEASSQDVFDELLENLPEQETSVEDTVDCGQDLLDMVIPQGLTVRAVAELYGPEERVEVIDVKSQQGEDKRWNMQKWADYYESTESNKPVRNVISLEVSQSRLGRLIKRPKVVRDLDLQDAVWPEELKAVGDFPKVQFYCLMSVADCYTDFHIDFGGSSVYYHILKGKKTFFFIPPKDKHLKKYEEWCNSPAQDSIFLGNQTKECYRVDLSEGDTMLIPSGWIHAVWTPENSLVIGGNFLTRLNYGMQIKVLNIEKETKVPKKFRYPFFQKIQWYTALKYLEDDPVPQNVLEAFLQDDNYRFHRNYPLYYEFGERSNQDFAGSPYYNARFYSQAELEGLPELTKYLLRTALIASSYLIEGVTMEVRNAVKRSIPKSVGDPVETIRKFGMWVAWKRGNEKAPLWTRPGVIESNPKVSLNEKKSAGRPSRRSERNVDHQQTYAERQAVQRPSEEASETLSLPPHSSAYVPSGSATPVPVQFTYDVGINESTPKPRTVQRSSGLGPKRVACDACRKRRIRCRHKDEQNEVLLGKQMAINTFTPGSGLSTPSSLAQDAVSALNSLAAIASQAGFQNSSHLVGLDRYDGSGKFHSTAIGTSTADASQLNEGSPDGLNGGKKGRNKACEDCRKSKRRCIHDEYGRIDPIKAQERSKPRATASTKRVRPADEDGTPVTSKKTKQESISPTSRPAFFGQGERKDSVTQAVPTGVHDNEPVNHTASILSAQPKATTNHVSYVSPPAFQTDSVETEDKDAMPMSSQPTASLVSPPTSLADEMDVVHDGDLMASVEGEVSTALHTPNSSSRHSSRQPRYVDRYAPAASTTRVSKPASRPTTARRTTPAPPASSKKPSSRPSSSHAKKSSPMVERRFDRHFASSLSPRQSIKPAKAGNIEEDPEEKSLRLIRELQEQDFGLRKRSTRV; this is encoded by the coding sequence ATGAGCGCAGCATCTTTTCAACCCCCTTTCGGCGGTCGTCCGCCACAGTACCGTaccccatcgccgccgcgaCGCGCCGTCGAGCCCATCACACCCTCGACAGCCGAATTCCACACCACATGGATCGAGCGCGGCGGCCCTCGAGCTGCCAGCGTGGATGGCGACCAACGTGTATCAACGAATGCTCGGACCGGCGCAAGCGGTAGCTCGCATCATCGTTCGGGTCATGGCCGCTCGAGCTCGACCATTGACACGCTTGCAACCATCGCCCTCGCGACCAGCCCTACCTTCACACCTCTCCAACCGCAACTCCCCTCGCCTAATCTCGGGTCAGCGATGCCCTTGTTTCCCACCGAATCGACAGACGCAGAACGCCCCACCAAACGAGCACGGTCGGAGAGGGACGTGTCGCCGTACCGCATCCGACCGAACATACCCTCGAACCCACCCCATTCCATCCTTCTCGACAGCATGAAAACCGACGCGGAGCTTCTGCTGAACCTTGCACGCCCCACCAATTTCCAGCCCGGGCATACGAAGGGAGTCAGTATCGACGAATCCTACCACTACAGAAACGACGCTGTGCGTCACACTCGAGTTGGCTTTTCCAGCGGTGGATacgggagccatgatgatatGAAACCGATCTATGAAGACAATGTTCCGCCATCTCGCATGAGATCTCGCTCGGATGGGTCAGCTTTCATGTCGCGCCCGGTGATCCGCGGTGACCGTCCCAccaccagctccggctccCTCCCGCCCATTGTCTGGGAGGATGAGAACGAAGACAATTCGTGGCATGCACCACCAGGCGCGCCTGAATACCCGAGCTACGGCGACCACCGAAGCGCCGAGTTCCAGACCCCTAAATCCATGGGCCCGCCACCGAAggtcgaagaggaagtgGAGAATGATACGGGCCAAGCAAGCTGCGCGTCGTGTCACATGGTGCGAATCCCGGTTGAGACCGaggaacaggaagaagacacaTGGATTAGCTGCGATGGTTGCAAACAATGGTTTCACATAGTCTGTGCTGGTTTCAAGAACGACCGGGAGGTTCGCACGGTCGACAAATTTATCTGCCGTGGGTGCCGCCCCATCTATGGCCAAACGACTTTCGTGCGCAAGTCATCGCGAGCCCGCACGGCCATCGACTACGGCAGTCTCAACCAGGGCCTGGTCAAGGCGGCTACCGACTCCTTGGAACACCACTATCTCGAACCTATTCGCCAAGGCAAGATTCGATTCAATGAGGAGAACTTTCCTCGAATGATGCCGGAGCTGGTCACGGCGGAATATTTTGAACGAGGCAATGGATGGACAGTACCAATTGTCATTCCTGCCTGCTGGAACACCCGCGAGTCAGTTCCCGAGATGGATTCCAAGTttgatgatcttgtccaGGAGGCTTCCTCTCAGGATGTGTTTGATGAACTTCTCGAGAATCTGCCTGAGCAGGAGACTAGCGTCGAAGACACCGTTGACTGTGGTCAGGATTTGCTAGACATGGTCATTCCTCAGGGGCTCACCGTCCGAGCTGTCGCCGAGCTCTACGGCCCTGAAGAAAGGGTTGAGGTTATTGACGTCAAGTCTCAGCAGGGAGAGGATAAGAGGTGGAACATGCAGAAATGGGCCGACTACTACGAAAGCACCGAATCCAACAAGCCGGTCCGAAACGTCATCAGCTTGGAAGTGTCACAGAGCAGACTGGGCAGGCTCATCAAGCGTCCTAAGGTTGTGCGAGACCTTGATCTGCAGGATGCTGTTTGGCCTGAGGAGCTCAAGGCGGTTGGTGATTTCCCAAAGGTCCAGTTCTATTGCCTCATGTCTGTCGCCGATTGCTATACCGACTTTCACATCGATTTTGGTGGTTCCTCCGTCTACTACCACATActgaagggcaagaagacctttttcttcattccTCCAAAGGATAAGCACCTGAAGAAGTATGAAGAATGGTGCAACTCCCCTGCCCAGGACTCGATTTTCCTCGGAAACCAAACCAAGGAATGTTATCGCGTGGATCTATCGGAGGGTGATACCATGTTGATTCCGTCTGGATGGATCCACGCTGTGTGGACACCGGAAAACAGCTTGGTGATTGGCGGCAACTTCCTCACACGCCTGAACTACGGCATGCAAATCAAGGTGCTCAACATCGAAAAGGAGACCAAGGTGCCCAAGAAGTTTCGGTATCCCTTCTTCCAAAAGATTCAGTGGTACACAGCATTGAAGTATCTGGAGGACGATCCAGTTCCTCAGAACGTGCTGGAGGCATTCTTGCAGGATGACAACTATCGCTTCCACCGGAATTATCCCCTCTACTATGAGTTCGGAGAGCGTTCCAACCAGGATTTTGCGGGTTCCCCGTACTATAATGCTCGTTTCTACTCACAGGCAGAGCTGGAGGGTCTGCCTGAGTTGACCAAGTATCTTCTTCGGACAGCACTCATCGCTTCCTCCTACCTCATCGAAGGTGTGACCATGGAGGTCCGTAATGCAGTCAAGCGCTCCATTCCGAAGAGTGTCGGAGACCCAGTCGAAACGATCAGAAAGTTCGGCATGTGGGTCGCGTGGAAGCGTGGCAACGAGAAAGCTCCGCTGTGGACTCGACCGGGTGTTATCGAAAGCAATCCCAAGGTCTCTCtcaacgagaagaagtcGGCAGGGCGACCTAGTCGCCGCTCCGAGCGTAATGTGGATCACCAACAGACCTATGCTGAAAGACAGGCCGTTCAACGCCCCTCCGAGGAAGCTTCTGAGACGCTCAGCCTTCCACCCCATAGCAGTGCCTATGTGCCCTCGGGCAGTGCGACTCCTGTCCCGGTTCAGTTCACTTACGATGTCGGTATCAACGAGAGCACACCCAAGCCGCGTACTGTTCAGCGGAGTTCTGGCCTTGGCCCGAAACGAGTTGCCTGTGACGCCTGTCGCAAACGACGCATTCGCTGTCGCCACAAGGATGAACAGAACGAGGTGTTGTTGGGCAAGCAAATGGCAATTAATACGTTCACGCCCGGATCCGGTCTGAGCACTCCATCCTCTCTGGCGCAAGATGCCGTCTCGGCATTAAATTCCCTTGCAGCAATTGCGTCTCAGGCTGGATTTCAGAACAGCAGCCATCTGGTCGGACTGGATCGGTACGATGGCTCGGGGAAGTTTCATTCGACGGCCATCGGAACTTCCACGGCAGACGCCAGCCAGCTCAACGAGGGCAGTCCTGACGGGCTTAATGGTGGAAAGAAGGGACGAAACAAGGCTTGCGAAGATTGCCGCAAGAGCAAGCGCCGTTGCATCCACGATGAATATGGCCGGATTGACCCGATCAAAGCCCAGGAGCGGTCGAAGCCTCGTGCTACTGCTTCTACAAAGCGGGTTCGACCTgctgatgaagatggcaccCCTGTCACTTCGAAGAAAACGAAGCAGGAGAGCATTTCACCCACGTCACGTCCAGCATTCTTTGGTCAGGGCGAGCGAAAGGACTCGGTGACGCAGGCCGTCCCAACGGGTGTTCATGATAACGAGCCTGTCAACCACACTGCCAGCATCTTGTCGGCACAACCGAAGGCGACCACCAACCACGTCTCGTACGTCTCACCACCTGCTTTCCAAACCGACTCGGTTGAAACCGAGGACAAGGACGCCATGCCTATGTCATCCCAGCCGACTGCATCACTAGTATCACCGCCCACGTCGCTggccgacgagatggacGTAGTCCATGACGGTGATCTCATGGCATCTGTGGAGGGCGAGGTATCCACCGCGCTTCACACGCCAAACTCCAGCTCTCGCCATTCGTCTCGTCAGCCCCGATATGTCGACCGATatgcgccagcagcttccACAACCCGGGTCTCAAAACCCGCGAGTCGCCCAACCACCGCCCGCAGAACCACTCCTGCTCCGCCAGCTTCGTCAAAGAAACCTTCGTCTCGCCCGTCATCGTCCCACGCTAAGAAGAGCTCTCCGATGGTTGAGAGGCGGTTCGATCGTCATTTCGCTTCGTCGCTATCTCCGCGCCAATCGATCAAGCCTGCCAAAGCCGGCAACATagaagaagacccagagGAGAAGAGTTTGCGTCTGATTCGGGAACTCCAGGAGCAAGATTTTGGTCTGCGGAAACGCTCGACGCGAGTCTAG
- a CDS encoding uncharacterized protein (ID:PFLUO_009238-T1.cds;~source:funannotate), translating into MSRKLAPEANRILFVKNLNYNVTADQLFDLFGKFGPIRQIRQGIANNSKGTAFVVYEDVHDAKQACDKLNGFNFQNRYLVVLYHQPEKMARSKEDLAERQENLERLKQQHGIE; encoded by the exons ATGAGCCGGAAGCTCGCCCCCGAAGCCAATCG GATTCTCTTCGTCAAGAACCTCAA CTATAACGTGACCGCGGACCAACTGTTCGACCTGTTTGGCAAATTCGGGCCCATTCG CCAAATCCGCCAGGGTATTGCCAACAACTCCAAGGGCACTGCATTTGTTGTCTACGAAGACGTCCACGACGCCAAACAGGCATGCGATAAGCTCAACGGCTTCAATTTCCAGAACAGATACCTGGTCG TATTGTATCATCAGCCGGAGAAAATGGCACGTTCAAAAGAGGACCTGGcggaaagacaagaaaaccTGGAACGGCTCAAACAGCAGCACGGGATAGAATGA
- a CDS encoding uncharacterized protein (ID:PFLUO_009236-T1.cds;~source:funannotate): MRPSGLPPALLLCVVLVLVVARPTLLDPTECATAATLPAEPSIDCSASTGTTTAELVVREPCAAASRPTDLTVYVNSLQQMARKVKTTIAVLASLIAYVSINSVARALNPTAFIWYEEDRDDPSWIASSGSWLDRKACRWLSLCGVAHFHPADGPFGHRDPATGWPASNDTGSPSWRAFWTSGANQSRAWDAEERARRQIPDYVFDYAPLVHLYSGEQFWPGDIAEHVYHTTPTLNYTPIQAKWDHPTLSNLDTLNQWEKGRYVFLTSNDDVQTRPPWLEGEKNIPQTEGEDVEELWADWDDRVDDEVSEDDRAQWFDLDHRPENTEDQQPLPGHIIEELRKRYGGEEIHAQAVGGGRSDAPAILLVMDKGNGIVDAFWFYFYSFNLGNTVVNVRFGNHVGDWEHCLVRFYNGKPKALFFSAHSAGEAYSYEAVEKIGQRPVIYSAEGSHAMYASAGVHEYVLPWGLLHDVTDRGPLWDPLLNSHSYTYDFDNDTLRASAVSPSSPTEWFYYRGHWGDKFYPLGDSRQYRFAGQYHFVNGPLGPRFKHLNRKKVCQGPDKAPCVIRDWIQQGERAPRWKSVGPGE; the protein is encoded by the exons ATGAGGCCATCCG GCCTGCCACCCGCACTCCTGCTGTGCGTTGTGCTCGTTCTCGTGGTCGCTCGTCCTACCCTTCTAGATCCTACAGAATGCGCAACGGCCGCAACCTTGCCAGCTGAACCCTCCATTGActgctcggcctcgaccGGAACCACCACTGCAGAGCTCGTCGTTCGTGAGCCCTGTGCTGCTGCCTCGCGCCCGACAGACTTGACCGTCTATGTCAACTCGCTGCAGCAGATGGCCCGGAAGGTCAAGACGACCATTGCGGTTCTGGCGAGCCTAATCGCATATGTGTCGATCAACAGTGTAGCCCGTGCGCTCAATCCGACTGCCTTCATCTGGTACGAGGAGGACCGCGACGATCCGAGCTGGATCGCCAGCTCGGGCTCGTGGCTTGACCGCAAGGCCTGTCGCTGGCTCAGTCTCTGCGGCGTGGCCCATTTCCATCCTGCTGATGGCCCTTTCGGACACCGCGATCCCGCCACGGGATGGCCTGCATCCAATGATACCGGGTCGCCGTCCTGGCGAGCCTTTTGGACCAGTGGGGCCAATCAGTCGCGCGCGTGGGACGCCGAGGAGCGGGCGCGGCGGCAGATCCCCGACTATGTTTTCGACTATGCCCCACTCGTCCACCTTTATTCTGGGGAACAGTTCTGGCCCGGTGATATTGCAGAACACGTCTACCACACCACTCCGACGTTGAATTACACTCCGATCCAAGCGAAATGGGACCATCCGACCTTGAGTAATTTGGATACGTTGAACCAGTGGGAAAAGGGTCGGTATGTGTTCCTGACCAGCAATGATGATGTGCAGACCCGTCCGCCTTGGCTGGAAGGCGAGAAGAATATACCTCAGACAGAAGGGGAAGATGTAGAGGAGTTGTGGGCAGACTGGGATGATCGAGTAGATGATGAGGTCTCCGAAGATGATCGGGCCCAGTGGTTCGACCTGGATCACCGTCCGGAAAACACAGAAGATCAACAGCCCCTGCCGGGACATATCATCGAGGAACTCCGCAAACGATATGGCGGCGAAGAGATTCACGCCCAAGCGGTGGGTGGGGGTCGCAGCGATGCCCCGGCGATCCTGCTGGTGATGGACAAGGGCAACGGTATTGTCGACGCCTTTTGGTTCTACTTCTACAGTTTCAACCTGGGCAACACGGTAGTCAACGTGCGATTTGGCAACCATGTGGGCGACTGGGAGCATTGCCTGGTGCGGTTCTACAACGGAAAGCCCAAAGCACTGTTCTTCAGCGCCCACTCCGCCGGTGAGGCCTACAGCTACGAAGcagtggagaagatcggACAACGG CCTGTGATCTACTCTGCCGAAGGCAGCCATGCCATGTATGCCTCAGCGGGAGTGCACGAGTATGTCTTGCCGTGGGGACTGTTGCACGATGTGACCGATCGAGGCCCGCTGTGGGACCCTCTACTCAACTCACACTCCTACACCTACGACTTTGACAACGACACTCTCCGCGCATCGGCAGTCAGTCCTAGCTCGCCAACGGAATGGTTCTATTACAGAGGCCACTGGGGTGACAAGTTTTATCCGCTGGGCGATTCCCGCCAGTATCGCTTTGCCGGTCAGTATCACTTCGTGAACGGGCCCCTCGGGCCCCGATTCAAGCACCTCAACCGCAAGAAAGTGTGTCAGGGCCCCGACAAAGCCCCCTGCGTGATCAGAGACTGGATCCAACAGGGCGAACGTGCTCCTCGATGGAAATCTGTCGGTCCAGGAGAGTAA
- a CDS encoding uncharacterized protein (ID:PFLUO_009235-T1.cds;~source:funannotate): MDDSDEFEYEYHDSETETFYLNLDLSSHHGPLRAPRRRKPASSSNDAPLPDESNPASANNDLTPLDSAETEPLPTEQLQILGLHTSNPIVSYHNQVFTCAWADQIGTELVFSHPDPDADHHTAPLRTGESFELLAANSVKILGRKANLTSSSGVTGEQQNLESNLSTSESTPRLLPRRGAAPTNQTQFLERLQNIKAARGETDTVRTVMSTRRNMNLGERLKGWARTEEQVSEIQRLNEKANAGDLDATAALENLWMQLQINQPEPEAAEESAS; the protein is encoded by the exons atggaCGACAGTGACGAGTTCGAGTACGAGTACCACGACTCCGAGACAGAG ACCTTCTATCTCAACCTCGacctctcctcccaccacgGCCCTCTCCGCGCGCCTCGGCGCCGCAAGCCCGCGTCCTCCTCGAACGATGCTCCCCTTCCGGATGAAAGCAACCCTGCCTCGGCCAATAATGACCTCACCCCCCTCGACAGCGCTGAGACAGAGCCCCTGCCGACCGAGCAGCTCCAGATTCTCGGTCTCCACACCAGCAATCCCATTGTCTCATACCATAATCAAGTGTTTACCTGCGCCTGGGCCGACCAGATTGGCACCGAACTCGTCTTCTCTCATCCAGATCCGGATGCCGACCACCACACGGCACCTTTGCGAACAGGCGAGTCGTTTGAACTGCTCGCCGCCAACAGCGTGAAAATCCTCGGTCGCAAAGCGAACCTCACCTCCAGCTCGGGAGTAACAGGCGAACAACAGAATCTTGAATCCAACCTCTCGACATCCGAGTCTACCCCACGGCTACTGCCCCGCCGAGGCGCTGCGCCAACGAACCAGACCCAATTCCTGGAGAGACTGCAAAACATCAAAGCAGCCCGAGGCGAGACCGACACTGTTCGCACGGTCATGAGCACGCGACGCAACATGAACCTGGGAGAGCGGCTCAAGGGCTGGGCCCGGACCGAAGAGCAAGTGTCGGAGATCCAACGCCTCAATGAAAAAGCGAACGCTGGTGACCTCGACGCCACAGCTGCTCTCGAGAATTTGTGGATGCAGCTGCAGATCAACCAGCCCGAACCCGAGGCGGCCGAGGAAAGCGCATCGTAA
- a CDS encoding uncharacterized protein (ID:PFLUO_009239-T1.cds;~source:funannotate) encodes MDATAPASSLAAVAMTTLLAATTTSSPSSPSSQPHKIFLHGSNSDGSQGQDGDESGECRLLGPFSLFVQVALGALALLSLVFKRWRERPQRPVKVWAFDVSKQVFGSAMLHLANLLMSMFSAGQLELQTHFKPNPCSFYLLNLGIDTTLGIVILIAILHVLNFLAFYTPLANPPESIESGNYGHPPRAWWWFKQSIIYFLGLLGMKICVFFLIQLLPWIIKVGDWALRWTEGNTAVQIFFVMLLFPVIMNAIQYYLIDIFIKKPLSYDLYAEDDEQDPAEDDPQQSALLAGIDEDYSSDDSGDEMPGKSAETTTQPKLTTHAIQDAEGQLTEDHSPVPPYEPPNSSGSNFKYSDEADATHHH; translated from the exons ATGGACGCGACTGCACCCGCCTCGTCGCTAGCCGCCGTCGCGATGACCACCCTCCTCGCGGCCACTACCACCTCATCACCCTCATCACCCTCATCCCAACCCCACAAGATCTTCCTGCATGGCTCAAATTCAGATGGATCCCAAGGACAAGATGGAGACGAAAGCGGAGAATGCAGGCTGCTCGGGccattctctctcttcgtccaggTTGCCCTCGGTGCATTAGCGCTGTTATCGCTGGTATTTAAGCGGTGGCGAGAACGGCCCCAGCGACCGGTCAAAGTGTGGGCATTTGATGTCTCGAAGCAGGTTTTTGGCTCGGCGATGCTTCATCTGGCCAACCTGCTCATGTCCATGTTCTCGGCGGGGCAGCTGGAGCTCCAGACGCATTTCAAACCAAATCCCTGTTCGTTCTATCTTTTAAATCTGGGTATCGAT ACCACCCTCGGGATCGTGATATTGATTGCGATTCTCCATGTACTCAACTTCCTCGCATTCTACACGCCTCTCGCCAACCCTCCCGAGTCAATCGAGTCCGGGAACTATGGCCACCCGCCGCGTgcatggtggtggttcaAGCAGTCCATCATCTACTTCCTGGGACTGCTCGGCATGAAGATCTGCGTCTTCTTCCTGATTCAGTTGCTACCGTGGATCATCAAGGTTGGCGACTGGGCCTTGCGGTGGACGGAAGGAAACACCGCCGTTCAGATCTTCTTCGTGATGCTGCTTTTCCCGGTGATCATGAACGCCATCCAGTATTACCTcatcgacatcttcatcaaaaAGCCTCTTTCTTACGACCTGTatgccgaggatgatgagcagGATCCCGCCGAGGACGATCCCCAACAAAGTGCTCTGCTCGCTGGTATTGACGAAGACTATTCGTCTGATGATTCTGGTGATGAGATGCCGGGGAAATCGGCTGAGACAACCACACAGCCGAAACTGACTACGCACGCGATCCAAGATGCTGAGGGCCAGCTCACCGAGGACCATTCTCCAGTTCCACCGTATGAGCCTCCCAACTCGAGCGGTAGCAATTTCAAATACAGTGATGAAGCCGACGCTACACATCATCATTGA
- a CDS encoding uncharacterized protein (ID:PFLUO_009233-T1.cds;~source:funannotate) gives MLRGSSMPLLWFPRRFQFATLLAIQIVFMLIHCLPELNNMLHGDRDYPADRPRYWHRASFRANPDTDYELSLTNAFRDLETQELARDGAGGAPNTIWQILLAHPEHRGDDSFKLEKRNDEWAYKLVSHEWAEEFITVTLASIPGLATLYHSYPHYVQRGDLLRYLILWYYGGYYSDIDVFPKRPIKECPSLRHSIFDIDNPDVSLVVGVEIDEPFASDQEMRYWRWARRYGFLQYTMYAPRRFSPLLREVVTRVLSHTKRHIDDSWFGGRYNEMTTLEVTGPGVFTDAILDVMSRTLPASHPLISESVKADAGLGDLVLPRSRTKLERVTWAPFHGIQEPLCVGASAALPGGEFGGLCVLPINSWGNGQRHSGAESFESTQACINHRFGGTWKPWKMSWKEYLFG, from the exons ATGCTGAGGGGATCATCTATGCCGTTATTATGGTTTCCTCGCCGATTTCAATTTGCCACTCTGCTGGCAATCCAAATCGTGTTCATGCTGATCCACTGTCTCCCGGAGCTGAATAACATGCTGCACGGGGATCGTGATTACCCGGCAGACCGTCCTCGATACTGGCATCGCGCCTCCTTCCGCGCAAACCCAGACACCGACTACGAACTGTCGCTGACCAACGCGTTCCGCGATCTCGAGACCCAAGAACTGGCCCGGGACGGCGCGGGTGGAGCCCCGAATACGATCTGGCAAATTCTTCTGGCTCACCCTGAGCATCGCGGGGATGATTCGTTCAAATTGGAGAAGCGGAATGATGAGTGGGCATACAAG CTAGTCTCCCACGAATGGGCCGAAGAGTTCATCACCGTCACCCTCGCGTCCATCCCGGGGTTGGCCACCCTATACCACTCCTATCCTCATTACGTCCAACGCGGCGATCTCTTGCGCTACCTGATCCTCTGGTATTACGGTGGCTACTACTCAGACATCGATGTCTTCCCCAAACGCCCCATTAAAGAATGCCCGTCGCTGCGCCACTCGATTTTTGACATTGACAACCCCGATGTCTCCCTTGTGGTTGGTGTCGAGATAGACGAGCCGTTTGCGTCGGACCAAGAAATGAGGTACTGGCGCTGGGCCCGACGATATGGCTTCCTCCAATATACCATGTACGCGCCTCGGCGATTTAGCCCGTTGTTACGAGAAGTGGTGACCCGGGTCCTGTCGCATACGAAGCGCCATATCGACGACAGCTGGTTTGGGGGGCGGTATAATGAGATGACCACTCTGGAGGTCACAGGGCCGGGCGTCTTCACCGATGCCATTCTCGATGTGATGTCCCGGACCTTGCCCGCCAGCCATCCGTTAATCTCCGAATCGGTCAAGGCCGATGCAGGCCTCGGAGACCTGGTCCTTCCCAGATCACGGACCAAGTTGGAGCGCGTAACGTGGGCGCCTTTCCACGGGATCCAAGAGCCGCTGTGCGTCGGTGCTTCGGCGGCCCTGCCCGGGGGGGAGTTTGGTGGATTGTGTGTGCTCCCGATTAATTCCTGGGGCAATGGCCAGCGGCATAGCGGAGCCGAGAGCTTTGAGAGCACACAGGCATGTATCAATCATCGCTTCGGCGGGACTTGGAAGCCCTGGAAAATGAGCTGGAAGGAGTATCTGTTCGGATAA